The stretch of DNA AAAAATTTATCCCTGACTGCCTGCTGTAATCTAAATACATCTGACACCGTGAGCAGAGAAAGCATTTCGCCCCTGACATTCAGGATCTCTCTGCCCTCTATGGTCTGTATCTCATCTGGCTGTACAACCATAGTTTCTGCAACAGATGCTATAGGTATAGCGAATGTCTCTCCTGATACATTGACCAGCAGGGCCTTAATAATGGCAAGGGTTATTGGAAGAGTTAGAATAAAAACAGCCCCTTTCCCGACTTCTGTTTCAACGTCTACAAAACCTCCAAGGGCGGCTATTTTATTTTTGACTACATCCATACCGACCCCCCTGCCTGAGACCTCACTGACCTCTGCCTTGGTACTTAACCCGGGGAGAAATATCAGATCAATGATTTCTTG from Nitrospirota bacterium encodes:
- a CDS encoding chemotaxis protein CheW, which gives rise to MIIEVHDDGAGIDMNKVLLKARERKLIPEEQVLSKQEIIDLIFLPGLSTKAEVSEVSGRGVGMDVVKNKIAALGGFVDVETEVGKGAVFILTLPITLAIIKALLVNVSGETFAIPIASVAETMVVQPDEIQTIEGREILNVRGEMLSLLTVSDVFRLQQAVRDKFFVIIVGMGERRLGLIVDDVLGQHEIVIKSLGEYLSGIPGFAGAAEIGKHEIILVLDVEALMEESSLRRRMASKTEGT